The proteins below are encoded in one region of Candidatus Polarisedimenticolaceae bacterium:
- a CDS encoding glycosyltransferase — protein sequence MEPLSILLVSGYLGSGGGAERQITELARHLDPRRFRTAVVSLVPDRALSRHGGAHYQRLREAGIEVLTLRRTLRLGPGQLIGLARLLRSRRPDVVHSFLFSENWRTRLAAIAAPGVRVISSERSVNVWKRSHHHALERLLARVSVRIVANADAIRRFLIEESGLPPSKIVVIPNGVDTTRFKPLADRERRRAERGWPPDAFVVGHTGTMVPHKGQSEVLRACATAASRVPGLRVVLLGDGPDRGGLAELARTLGLEGRVEMPGFVGDVEAVLPCLDVYVHFSREREGCSNAVLEAMACGLPVVATDVGGNRELVEDGRTGCLVGEEDVAGVASAIVRLGLDAARRQELGSAAARAVADRFSIPRMVGATAALYESVCSGESGETHR from the coding sequence ATGGAGCCGCTCAGCATCCTGCTCGTGTCGGGTTACCTCGGTTCGGGGGGAGGCGCGGAGCGACAGATCACCGAGCTCGCGAGGCACCTTGACCCGCGTCGTTTCAGAACCGCCGTGGTCTCGCTGGTGCCGGATCGCGCGCTGTCCCGACACGGCGGCGCCCACTACCAGCGACTCCGGGAGGCGGGCATCGAGGTCCTGACCCTCCGGCGAACGCTCCGGCTCGGGCCGGGGCAGCTGATCGGGCTCGCGAGGTTGCTTCGGTCCCGGCGGCCCGACGTGGTTCACTCGTTCCTGTTCTCCGAGAACTGGCGCACCCGACTCGCCGCGATCGCGGCCCCGGGTGTGCGTGTCATCAGCTCCGAGCGGAGCGTCAATGTCTGGAAACGGTCCCATCACCATGCGCTCGAGCGGCTGTTGGCCAGGGTGAGCGTTCGCATCGTCGCCAATGCGGACGCGATTCGTCGCTTCCTCATCGAGGAGAGCGGCCTGCCGCCGTCGAAGATCGTCGTCATCCCGAACGGCGTCGACACGACTCGGTTCAAGCCCCTCGCCGATCGGGAGCGGAGGCGCGCGGAGCGAGGCTGGCCCCCCGACGCATTCGTCGTCGGACACACGGGAACGATGGTGCCGCACAAGGGCCAGTCCGAAGTGCTTCGGGCCTGCGCGACCGCGGCGAGCCGGGTACCGGGGCTCCGCGTGGTCCTGCTGGGTGACGGGCCGGACCGCGGCGGCCTCGCGGAGCTGGCGCGCACGCTGGGACTCGAAGGACGCGTGGAGATGCCGGGTTTCGTCGGCGACGTCGAGGCGGTCCTCCCCTGCCTCGACGTCTACGTACATTTCTCCCGGGAGCGCGAAGGCTGCTCGAACGCCGTGCTCGAGGCGATGGCCTGCGGCCTGCCCGTCGTCGCGACGGACGTGGGCGGTAATCGCGAGCTTGTGGAGGACGGCCGGACCGGGTGCCTCGTCGGCGAGGAAGACGTGGCTGGCGTCGCTTCCGCCATCGTCCGATTGGGACTCGATGCCGCGCGCAGGCAGGAGCTCGGTAGCGCCGCCGCCCGGGCCGTGGCGGATCGTTTCAGCATCCCGCGGATGGTCGGGGCCACTGCGGCGCTGTACGAGTCCGTTTGTTCCGGGGAGTCTGGGGAGACCCATCGGTAG
- a CDS encoding O-antigen ligase family protein yields the protein MPRWFYWVCALAMAVAWLLPYPPVKFAIFAMFGLIFVSFYRTAPERTLFVFLLGMPVLDLIPATMFPLPGLNAETIVIGALFAAGVTSQRQQEQPAPENPFTLPVAYYAIVMAVSGVRSYLSGVGEAAELLASVKNQIFFVFLAPIAFRLIHTEKHLRTALNLIALTCTLVSLHALWLTRDTLLRGLMLERNRAVGLVAGQSNLFGGFLAMMILIFVAVLLGRDLKFRVRLGYMALVAAMGGALLMTLSRGSWLALLLGLSALALLRGARAVAFVLAVALTAPLWLPEKVVERVQHTFQGRQSTDDQLLEDSAQVRLDQWKALPTIVAEAPIFGHGFQSFRHRWARYAADGEPKAAHSMWVEFLAEEGLVGIAAYLWLLGLLGFTALRVWLGRDGGLVRDVALGLMCAILCLALLDTSGTRFRNREVMAYIWVLGGALARFAVERRRKRGDAGTSTAGPTQPDRRRKPTWTRPRRPPDGLQKCSSYISIVASGKS from the coding sequence ATGCCGCGCTGGTTCTACTGGGTCTGCGCGCTCGCGATGGCCGTCGCGTGGCTCCTCCCCTATCCGCCGGTCAAGTTCGCGATCTTCGCGATGTTCGGCTTGATCTTCGTCTCGTTCTACCGAACGGCGCCCGAGCGGACTCTCTTTGTGTTCCTGCTGGGGATGCCCGTACTGGACCTGATCCCCGCGACCATGTTCCCGCTTCCCGGTCTGAACGCGGAGACGATCGTGATCGGCGCGCTCTTCGCGGCCGGGGTGACGAGCCAGCGCCAGCAGGAGCAACCCGCGCCCGAGAACCCGTTCACGTTGCCCGTCGCCTACTACGCGATCGTCATGGCCGTTTCTGGCGTGCGCAGCTACCTGTCCGGCGTGGGCGAGGCCGCCGAGTTGTTGGCCTCCGTCAAGAACCAGATCTTCTTCGTATTCCTGGCGCCGATCGCCTTCCGCCTCATCCACACGGAAAAGCACTTGCGCACGGCGCTGAACCTGATCGCGCTGACGTGCACGCTCGTTTCCTTGCATGCGCTCTGGCTGACCCGGGACACACTGCTTCGGGGCCTGATGCTCGAACGGAATCGCGCCGTCGGACTCGTCGCGGGGCAATCGAATCTGTTCGGCGGCTTTTTGGCGATGATGATCCTGATCTTCGTTGCCGTCCTGCTCGGCCGGGACCTGAAGTTCCGCGTGCGCCTCGGATACATGGCCCTGGTCGCCGCGATGGGTGGGGCGTTGTTGATGACCCTCTCGCGCGGTTCGTGGCTGGCGTTGCTCCTGGGGCTGAGCGCGCTGGCCCTGCTGCGCGGCGCCCGGGCGGTTGCGTTTGTCCTTGCGGTTGCGCTCACCGCTCCGTTGTGGCTTCCGGAGAAGGTCGTCGAGCGCGTCCAGCACACGTTCCAAGGCCGGCAGAGTACCGACGATCAGTTGCTCGAGGATTCGGCGCAGGTGCGCCTGGATCAATGGAAGGCCCTGCCGACGATCGTGGCCGAGGCCCCGATTTTCGGTCACGGCTTCCAGTCGTTCAGACACCGGTGGGCCCGGTACGCAGCGGATGGCGAGCCCAAGGCGGCCCACAGCATGTGGGTCGAGTTCCTGGCGGAGGAAGGCCTGGTGGGCATCGCGGCCTACCTTTGGTTGCTGGGCCTGCTCGGGTTCACCGCACTTCGCGTCTGGCTGGGACGCGATGGCGGCCTCGTGCGCGACGTCGCGTTGGGCCTGATGTGCGCGATCCTGTGCCTGGCGCTGCTGGACACGTCGGGGACGCGTTTCCGCAACCGCGAGGTGATGGCCTACATCTGGGTGCTGGGAGGCGCGCTGGCCCGCTTCGCCGTCGAGCGACGGCGAAAGCGGGGGGACGCGGGGACGTCGACCGCAGGGCCGACGCAACCCGATCGGCGACGGAAGCCCACCTGGACCCGGCCTCGGCGTCCACCGGACGGGTTGCAGAAATGTAGTTCTTACATCAGCATCGTGGCTTCCGGGAAGTCCTAG